The Castanea sativa cultivar Marrone di Chiusa Pesio chromosome 4, ASM4071231v1 sequence tttttaatggGCTTGTTACGCTTGTAGATCCTTGTGTACACAAAAGTCTCAATCTCACCACTGTCATCAAACCACGACTATCATTGCAATTAATTATGCCAAATTTATGAGGTTGCTGATATAATGAAagagtaaatttataaatagaaaaaagaaaaaaaagagtttgaataattttaaactttgaactGCTCTCGCTTCTTCCATCTTATTGGCAGCCAAATAGGGGGATGCTTTCATGGTTTGGCAACTGCTAGGGAACGCCTGTAGCTTATGCCAAAATTGAAATAGTTGACAATCGTCTCTTGTGGTGGAATACGTTCTTTGATGACTGGATTTGCAATGAAGTTTTGAGACCATTCATGGAGTGATGGGAACCTCTCAGCATCAAGTAACTTGATACCACCGACTTCTTCCATAGCATTGAGCCAACGAGGAATCCAACCTACTACTAGATCCAAAAAGCCTATCACTTCACCACCAAAATACTTCTTTCCTTCAATCTGCTTCTCAAGAATTGCCAATAATTCTTGTGCAGACTGTATAGCCTTttgcttttcttctctttcttctagCCAAGCTGCTTCATATGCTCCAAAAATACActaaattcatgaaaaatgaaagagaatgATCAAGAGTTTGTCAGTTAACACATTGCCAGGACAAAATTAGGCTTCTGCCCACAAAAAATGCCAACTTCTAGTTGCATATTTGATAAGTTATTGCCATGCACTAGAGTGTGTCTATGCTCCTGGGAGTACCGAAGCTAATTATCTCGTGTGGCATGAGAGTCTATTTGGTAGAGAGAATGCTCTATTTTGTGTGAAAAAGTgggaagatgaaaaataaataaaaacaatttttttttgaaaggatgGATAAATGACAATTATTTTCTATTCTAGCTAGGTGTTTGCTAGGAATGGTAAAAGAAATAGAAGTATTAAAAATGTATGTGGaaaattcttaatttatatTGTATTAGTAATGTAAACTTACATTGTagacataaaaaatatatacaatgtTGTACATATTTACAAAAAGTGTATagtgtatattttttatacaatgtAAACTTATGAAAGTCCATATATGtttgtttcatttattttaaaggaaaaaatatgaaggaaaaaatatcTTATACTAAATTACCATGAAATATTGGTTATGAAATTATAAATTAGGGGTAAATTGATCATATTGCTTGATTTATTAGTTACAATCCAATATTTTCTCACCATTTTCAATTTAACCCTAACCCAGTACATTGACATTCTTAACACACCATAACTTActtgtttatataaatttttttaaaatttcaccttttttagaacttttttaTACGTTCAATTGtactttttcacattttaagcaaataaacaaaatttgaaatgtttATCATGTATGTTCTGAAAACTATAATAAGAAACAGGTATGCCGCCCATTTAATTGCTAACGACTTTTGGTAGATCACGTACATGGGTAATTTAATTGGTTGGCCTTCTCAACTAtgattgagaatttgagatgGATTATGCAAATTTAGAATGAATTGGAGGGATATGagttatcaataaataaataaataaataaataaataaatatatatatatatatatatatatatatatatatatatatatatatatatatatatattgatggtTGTTCTAAATCTGGTCAATCGTGAACACTCTGAATTTTGTGAGAATAAAtactacattttatttattaggtAAGCCCACTAGAAGTTCATATTGATTTAAGGGTGCTCATtcgttaataaattattttaaaaatgttttaatattacttttatagaaaataaaaaaaattattaaaaaatcagtttttttttcttaaacttttcaaaaatgacCGGTTAACAAAATCCTTTATTTAATGGTACATTTTTAACCTCCTGACTAGAGATCAATATTATATTCTCATTCAGAATATGAACTACCATCTTGAACACACTTTAGCACAATAGGGTGGCCAAAAGTAGTAGCACCCACCCCATTAGAAATGGATCATTGGGTGTTTGAATTAGATACGATAAATCTAAAGTTGTATTGAATTTcatgttgtttaaaattttaaatcagatctagaaaataaaatctcaaccatgaaataaagatgaaatAGAAAGGATATGCTGTAAACTAGTCCATCAAGCTAAAATATGGTTCAGTCATGTCTCAATAACGAGTCAATCACTATATGATATACAAACGGAAGGGGCATGAAATGGAAAATATGGTAGTAAGAAGAGTGATTGAGTTATGATTAATTACCTTCTCATCAGAAAATTTTGCCCAAAACCGAGCCATGCTTCTTTCATATGGATCTTCAGGAAGCAAAGGGCTGTTCTTCCATGTCTCATCAATATATTCGAGGATGACATGTGACTCAGCAATGGGTTTGCCATGGTGCAAGAGCACTGGGACTTTCTTATGGACAGGGTTGTACTTAAGCAGCAACGGACTCTTGTTCAGTAAATCTTCTTCTATAAGCTCGTACTCCACTCCTTTAAGCTTTAAAGCCCATTCAATCCTGATGCAGTTTAGGCTTTGAGTAGTACCAATCAGCTTCACTTCTGCCATTCTAATAAACTTGTTAAACCTTAAATCAAAGTCGATGATATGCAATCTATTTCGTGTGTTTATATAGATGGGTTTGCAGCTTTTGCTGCCGGCCAGAAACATTTAAAAAGTACAAAAGTTGTTTTCGTGGAGGCTTCCTGAttgtctttcttattttttataagatttcTTTGACTCGTTAAAGCTGTTATTCTCGAAAAATAAATGTAGACTTTGACTAGGATATGAATGAAGGACGAAATTGATAGGCAGGAAGTTGTAACACACAAATAGAGGTTGATGAAATTCACGACTTCGGGCTTCGGGAATATCAAGATGAAGGGTGTCATTATCATTAattaaactattatttaaattattgtaattagTTATAAATGTcacatttaaatttaattttaaaaactcgaCGATAGAGATTAATTATGTGCACTATTTTCAAATAGCATgttatttgctttttttttttttttttttttgggtgagaaaaccaacaaaaccaaatatattAAGGGTTATGTTAACGGGCATTGTGCGGTGCCTGTTaaccaccaatttttttttactttttctgacatgttttttgtttttttgtgctATTAATGtcaatttttcagttttatagTACTATTCAGAacttcttttttactttttctgataatttttttttttgtcgtttCTGCCCTTAACCAGCATCAGGCGGTGCTGGTTAACATTCTCCATATATTAAATCAACAGATGAAGTCTCCTTCCACGAACATGAGAGAGAAAACAAGTTCGAAACTGTGAGGCAACGACGCAAGAGTCGTCAAAATCCCCTTCCACGGCTACTTCTTGCAATCCTAGTTCAATGGCAAAAATAATAGCTCTTCAACAAGTAAGAGCTTTGACATCCTCCATTGAGGGAGGTAGTGAAATTTTTTCGGACAAAGCACCAATGACCAAACCTTCTGAATCTCTAATGACAACCCCAATTCCTACCCTAGAACAATCCTAAAACAGAGCACCATCAAAATTAACTTTATAAAAAGGAGGGGCAGAAGCCAGTGATTATGGCGAGAAATAAGTCAATAATAGCTGGTTGAACCATGGAATCAGCAGCCAAATAAAATTCATGTAGTCTTGCAACATAATCAAAGTATGATGATGCGGAAATTGTCAGTAAGTAGGTTTCTCCAAATGGATCAGCACGGGCTCGTCCAAGTTCCTgcaaggttaagaatagagttCTCTCAGGGTGGTCACTGGTGTGGTGCTGGCCACGAAATCTCCGATGACAAAGTCAGTGAACGGATCTTGGAGAATAGAGAGTATGTACCTCTCTTGGATTTTGTAGGTCTGTATATATAGGCTTTCTTTAGTAGTCGTTGCTCTTTTGAAATGGTGAATTAAAGTTTGCTTAGGTAACGTCTCAGGTCATTAATTTGGTCTTTATAGGGGCTCCAACAGTCTCTTTGCTGATATGTAACCGCTGAGGTATTAAATGGCAGCTTTCATGATGCTCTGTCCTCGTCTAGGCTGGCTCTCCTGGACGAGGGTAACTACTCTGTCCATCAATTGCCCCCTATTCTAAGGTCGTCCTTACGTGTCATAATGATCTCAAAAATATGAAAGGTCTTTTTGCTTGGATGATATTCTTGGTATTCTTGTTGTGTCCACATTTAAGGCGGAGTGGCGGCGCTATACGTGTCGTGGCCACGTGGCACACTCTGACTGGTGGATATTAGTGCTTTATTCAAGGGACTTTTGGGTTTCCagttgtttttcagttttccaAGCCCAGCTTTTTAAGTCgctttgcttttttctttctcccttactttttctctctctttgcacCATTGTTGCTCTGTGTCTTCATTCTTCAAGCTTTTTGATCGccatatttttcctttctaGGGCTGGTCTTTCTAGGTACGATTTcttttcccttactttttttttctttgcaatgAAAATTGTTTGTCTTTCCTTTTTCGTTTTAGGATAGGAATTTTgcccctttttccttttttagttCCATGGTTGAGAGCTCTGAGTAGGTAGCTTTGTCCCTCTATTTCGTTCCTCTTTGCACGTTTAGGGGCATCCTAAGGTTCTTTCTATACTCATTGCCCCTCAATTGAAGGGTTCGTGTCCAGGGGCAGTGGTTTAGGTTTCATGTTGGCCGATTTGCTTCCTTTACTACGTCAGTCTGTGAATTGGTTCGAGGAGTTGGTGGGTGATCAGGGGATTATGTTTGAGGTGAGGTCTAGTGAATTGGAGACTGGGTTGTCGTCTAGAGAAGACTTTGTTGAGGCGGAGGTAGATACCGTGGCTTCTGGTCGGAGGGAGGTCAGGGCTTTCCATGCCCTTAgtgaggagtgtgctttagacATTGATACTCTTTTCAGGTTCAAAGATAGGTTCCAGTTTCCAGAGGAGGTTAGGATTCATCTTCCTTATGAGGGGGAAAGGGCTTGCCACTTTTCGCCTGGGgaagtgtgcttctatgaggTAGCTTTCTAGTGCAGCCTTAGGTTTCCCATCCACCCCCTTATCATAGAGCTCCTGAATCACTTTAACATCACTTCTGGGCAACTTATGCCGAACTCGTGGAGGATAGTGGTCAGCTGTATAGAGATCTGGATGATCGTTACTAAGGGGGATATGATCAGGGTGGACGAATTTGTCCACCTGTATCATCTGAAGGAGTCAAAGGAGTACGGGTATTATGAACTTGTGACTTGGGTCAGGAAGGCTAGGATCATTACTGATCTGCCTTCGTCCTTTTGGTATTAGAAATTAAGGTTCTTTTTCATATCTGGGGACGGATGAGAGACTCTTTCTGATGATTTTTAGGGCAAAGTTCATAGGTTGCTTTGTCGTTGGAGGGCCCCGAGTCTAGGTGCGCCTTCCTTTCGATTATTCTTTTGATAGTTCctttgctcatttttttttatatttattttgttactgaTTTTTCCTTTGGCCATGTGCTTTTCAGTTAAGAAGTAGCCTAAGCTCAAGAGCAGATACAAATCGAGCGTTCAGGCTGCTACTGAATACACAAAGACAATTGACAACTTTGACGACCTAGTCGACTCGAGAACTTTGGTTTGTCACTGCCTTGGTCCGGAGCCTTCTTCTTTTGTCCTGTGTGCCATCgaaattgaagaaaagaatGAGTCTTCTTTTTGGCTTGTccagatttcttttttttttttttttgttttttgttttttttttaacttctctcCTTCGTAGAGATGACGACCAAATTCAATTAGGAGATATGTGCCAAGATGAGGGTCAGGAAGAACGAGACCCTCTCTAGCTTAGGGAAGAAGGTGGTGCAGGTGGTTGAGAAAGAAATTCCAATAACTCTTGTTACCTCTGTCCCTGAGACCACGAGGGCCGCTTTTCCTGCTACTTCAGTGGAGGAAATCACCCCTGATCCAAAGAGGCAACGGGTTGCAGACGAAGGTAAGGAGAAGGTGGGTTCTCAGTCGTCAAGTGTTTGGGACGACGCTGGTTTGGCCTTGACGAGGGTGCATGATGCTTTTACTTTTGAGGATCTTAAGGTACTTTATGGCATGCCTTCCAATGAGATCGTGAGTTGCCACATCCGTAAGTTGGTCCAGGTGTTGTACCTATATccctcatcatttttttttatttggcaaATGCAGTTTGAAGGTTTTGTGTTTCACACAACTTTCTTTTTTAGGTGCTAGGGGAGACGATTCACATCACGTCTAAGTACTTGGGCCACGAGGCGAAGGCAGTATCGGTAGGATCCAATGTGGAGGCTTTGGAATATGAAAATGCTAAACTGAGGAGGGATTTGATCTCTGCTAGGGGAGACGATTCACATCACGTCTAAGTACTTGGGCCACGAGGCGAAGGCAGTATCGGTAGGATCCAATGTGGAGGCTTTGGAATATGAAAATGCTAAACTGAGGAGGGATTTGATCTTTGCTATGGACGAAGCCAACACTGCCAAGGAGAAGGCTAAGGTTTTGGCCAATGAATTGAAGGTTGAGAAGTAGCTGACCTTGGAGAAGGACGAGCAACTCCAAGCAGCGAACTAGAAAGTTAAGACTGTGGCTGCCAAAGTTGTTGAAACCTTTCAATAGACTAAGGAGTACAACACTGTGCTCTTTAGTTGGTATTACAAGGGCTTCGAACTCCTTTAACAACATTTTTTCAAGCACCCTTATGGAGTGGATTTGGAGATCCTGAACTTCAAGCCGATTGACAGAGAGATGGAGATGGACAAGACTTCCCGAGCTATTGCTGTGGTTCCCGAAGAGAGTATGCCAGGTGGAATTGGTTGTGGGTTTGAGAGCGCTTCTCCTGATGCAGCTGGTGACGGAGCTACTACTTAGCTATTTGCAAGCTTATCTATAttgcctttccttttttttttgggtgtccagtgtgttttttgggctttataTTCTATCTTCAAGACAATCTACTCACCCAGTATGTCTTTAGGCTCTGAATGTTAACTGTGAACCAAATTTTTCgttgattatatatttatgcTATGGTTTGTTTTTCCTTACCTTTGATGGTTGTTCTACctctcttttatttcttcttaGTTGTCGCTTCGACGCTCTTGGTGATTTGTGCACGATTCGTGCCCTTGTAGGGATTTCCACTTAGTTCTGTTAGtgatgtacatccgtctagggaattttatcacttaACCTTTATTTGGGAGATCCATTTGAGGAGTCTTATTACTTGGCTTCGTCAGTGATGTAAATCCCTCTGAGGGATCTAATCacttagttatttttttttctttgtgattcACATCCATCTAAGGAATTTTATCACCTGGCTTCgttagtgatttacatccatctaagaaatcttatcacttagccatttttctTTGTGACTACATCCGTTTAAGGGGTTTTGTCACTTGGCTTCattagtgatttacatccatctAAAGAATCtcatcacttagccattttctTTGTGACTTACATtcatttaaagaattttatcaCTGGGCTTcatcagtgatttacatccatctAAAGAATCtcatcacttagccattttctttgtgacttacatccatttaaggaattttatcacttgGCTTCGTCAGTGATTTATATCTATCCAAGGAATCTTATCATTTAgccatttttttgtttcttgcatTTACACACAATCTGTTGGAATATTTGCTGAATATTGCTTTTATTGCTTTTATTTCAAATGAAGATGTTACTTTCACAAATACAATGGTactttattgataatattttttcaaatgttcaATGTTCCATGTTTGTGGTAATTTCTTTCCGTCCATTGACTTTAGGTGGTAGTTGCATTGTCTCAAATAATGGATGACTTTGTAGGGTCCCTCCTAGGTTGGTCTAAGCTTCCCTTGGGTTGGGTCCTTTGTTGCCAGTGTAACTCTACGTAGGACTAGGTGTCCTATGTCAACTCTTTAGAGTTTCACTCTTTTGTTATAATACTCAATCATCTTCTGCTGATACTTTGTTATCTTTTAGGATGCTTCCTCTCTTACTTCATCTAGACAGTCTAGGTTGACTTTCAACTGCTCGTCGTTGCCATCTTTGTGGAAAATTTCTCTTCTCATGCTGGTGACTCCTACCTTGACTGGTATTACTGTCTCGGTGCCGGTAAGTCTGAACGGCGTCTCTCCTATTGGGGTCCTCGCGGTGGTTCTGTATGCCCATAAGACATTAGGCAGTTCTTCCGGCCATGGGCCTTTCGCCTTTTCTAGTCGAACTTTGATGATCTTGAACAATGTTCGATTTGTTACTTCCATCTGTCCGTTGGCTTGTGGATGTCCTGGAGAAGAAaattggttcttgattcctagtCTCGAGCAAAATTTCTTAAAGTCTTGATTGTCGAACTGGCATCCGTTGTCTGATATTATTGTCCTTGGTATCTCAAACTTgcaaactatgtttttccacACAAAGCCCTGGATCTTTGCCTCTGTGATAGTTGGTAGTACCTCTGCTTCAacccacttagtaaaatagTCAATCATGACTAATAAAAACTTTACCTATCTCTTACCTTGGGGTAGTGGGCCTACAATGTCTATCCctcattgagcgaatggccacgGGGAAGTTATGATTGTCATCTTCTCTCTAGGGACACGCTGGATATTCCTGAACCTCTGGCATTTGTCGTATCGTTCAACAAACTCCCTTGTGTCTTTTTGCATGGTAGGCTAGAAGTAACCTATTCTGATGATATTGCTTACCAGGGACCTCGAGCCTGTGTGGTCTCCGCATATCCCTTCATGGACTTCCTCCAAAATATATTTAGCTTCATCTTCTTCCACACACTTTAGGTAGGGCATAGAAAACCCTCTTTTATACAAGGCGTAGTTCAGGATCGTGAACCTGGCCACTTTTTTCCTAATCTTCCTGGCTTCCTCGACCTCTGCCGAAAGTTGTCCATCTTGGATGAAAGATAAGATTGGATCCGTATAGCTGTTTTGGCTTTGAACCGCAAGAGTGTGGAATTCTTAAATGTTGGGATACTTTTGGACCTCCATTCTTAAGTCTGGGGGCATTGATCCTTCTTCGAATGACGCTTGCCTCGTAACTTTTTCTACTTTTGAGTTCTGGTTCCCGGGGACTTGTGTGAAGTCTACCTGATCAAATTCTTGAGCCAGTTGCTTTGTCAGCATGAGGTATCTCTACATCCTGTCCTCCTTTGCTTCGTATTCTCCCTTTATTTGTGTTGTCACCAACTTAGAATTACTTTGAATGAGTAAGTTTCTGGTACCCAATGCTTTCCCGACCTTGA is a genomic window containing:
- the LOC142630835 gene encoding putative glutathione S-transferase; translated protein: MAEVKLIGTTQSLNCIRIEWALKLKGVEYELIEEDLLNKSPLLLKYNPVHKKVPVLLHHGKPIAESHVILEYIDETWKNSPLLPEDPYERSMARFWAKFSDEKCIFGAYEAAWLEEREEKQKAIQSAQELLAILEKQIEGKKYFGGEVIGFLDLVVGWIPRWLNAMEEVGGIKLLDAERFPSLHEWSQNFIANPVIKERIPPQETIVNYFNFGISYRRSLAVAKP